AGGAGAGGCACCGCCGCTGATGCTGCTGCACGGCTTCGGGGCCTCCATTGGCCACTGGCGACACAATATTGAGGCCCTGGGCGATCGCCATTCGGTCTATGCGCTGGATTTGCTGGGGTTTGGGGGCTCCGAAAAAGCCATCACGGTCTACAACGTGTCTTTGTGGGTGGAGCAGCTCTACGATTTTTGGCGAACTTTTGTGGGCAAGCCGATGGTGCTGGTGGGCAACTCCATCGGTTCCTTGGTGTGTCTGGGAGCGGCGATCGCCCATCCTGAGATGGTAGAAGGACTGGTCATGCTGAGCCTGCCCGACCCGTCCATTCGCGAAGAAATGATCCCGAGGGCGCTGCTGCCCGCCATTACGGCGATCGAAAACGCCGTCAAATTCCTGCTGCTGCGGCCCTTGTTCTATTGGGTGCGGCGGCCCAGCGTCGTTCGGCCCTGGGCCAAGATCGCCTACGCCAGTGCCGAAGCCGTGACCGATGAGCTGGTGGAAATATTGGCGTATCCTGCGCGGGACAAAGGAGCTGCCCAGGCCTTTTGTCGCATTATCAGCGCCATGACTCAGGCTGATTTTGGTCCCCGAGTGAAAGCCGTGCTGCCCACTCTAGAGATCCCGATGCTGCTGATCTGGGGCAAGCAGGATCGAATGATTCCGCCGGGGCTGTCTCAGGAGTTTGTCAAGCACAGCGATCGCCTGGAGTTAGTGGAGCTCGAGAACGCGGGCCATT
This genomic stretch from Geitlerinema sp. PCC 7407 harbors:
- a CDS encoding alpha/beta fold hydrolase, with protein sequence MTASLHWHHRVGYQRDWVWRGWQTRYTFLPAAQREGEAPPLMLLHGFGASIGHWRHNIEALGDRHSVYALDLLGFGGSEKAITVYNVSLWVEQLYDFWRTFVGKPMVLVGNSIGSLVCLGAAIAHPEMVEGLVMLSLPDPSIREEMIPRALLPAITAIENAVKFLLLRPLFYWVRRPSVVRPWAKIAYASAEAVTDELVEILAYPARDKGAAQAFCRIISAMTQADFGPRVKAVLPTLEIPMLLIWGKQDRMIPPGLSQEFVKHSDRLELVELENAGHCPQDECPDQVNSLILDWVDRHHRLAAQASPSTSPTLSVSA